One Vigna unguiculata cultivar IT97K-499-35 chromosome 7, ASM411807v1, whole genome shotgun sequence genomic region harbors:
- the LOC114191790 gene encoding guanine nucleotide-binding protein subunit gamma 2 produces the protein MQSGGPESASPVTHRVQSLSSADTRGKHRIHAELKRLEQEARFLEEELEKLERMEKASTACKGLLSNVETKPDPLLPSTIGPISPTWDRWFEGPQDSKSCCRCWIL, from the exons ATGCAATCGGGTGGGCCTGAATCCGCTAGCCCCGTGACCCACAGGGTTCAGTCTCTATCTTCGGCAGATACCAGAGGGAAACATAGGATACATGCTGAACTCAAGCGCTTGGAGCAGGAAGCAAGATTTTTAGAG GAAGAGCTGGAAAAACTTGAAAGGATGGAGAAAGCGTCTACAGCGTGCAAAGG ACTGCTCAGCAACGTGGAAACAAAGCCTGATCCATTACTACCATC AACAATTGGACCCATAAGTCCTACATGGGATCGATGGTTTGAAGGCCCCCAAGATTCTAAAAGCTGCTGTAGATGCTGGATTCTGTGA
- the LOC114191699 gene encoding pyruvate kinase isozyme A, chloroplastic, with the protein MSVSHSLNLRLFAPPPTAIPTHAPLPPTNLLFPRHRRLPYLRASSSPEILVSDNNGVPAPLSDPSSIEVDAVTEAELKENGFRSTRRTKLVCTVGPATCGFEQLEALAVGGMNVARINMCHGTREWHKEVIDRVRRLNHEKGFAVAIMMDTEGSEIHMGDLGGASSVKADDGEIWTFSVRAFDSTLPQHTINVSYEGFAEDVQVGDELLVDGGMVRFEVIQKIGPDVECRCTDPGLLLPRANLTFWRNGSLVRERNAMLPTISSKDWLDIDFGIAEGVDFIAISFVKSAEVITHLKSYIAARSRDSDISVIAKIESIDSLKNLEEIIQAADGAMVARGDLGAQIPLEQVPSAQQRIVQLCRQLNKPVIVASQLLESMIEYPTPTRAEVADVSEAVRQRADALMLSGESAMGQYPDKALTVLRSVSLRIEKWWRDEKRYEAMLLPSVGSYFSEKISEEICNSAAKMANNLEVDALFVYTKTGYMASLLSRCRPDCPIFAFTTTPSVRRRLNLQWGLIPFRLSFSDDMESNLNRTFALLKARNLIKSGDLVIAVSDMLQSIQVMNVP; encoded by the exons ATGTCGGTCTCGCATTCCCTCAATCTCCGCCTCTTCGCCCCTCCCCCCACCGCCATTCCCACCCACGCCCCTCTCCCCCCTACCAACCTTCTCTTCCCTCGCCACCGCCGTCTCCCCTACCTCCGTGCCTCCTCCTCCCCGGAAATCCTCGTCTCTGACAACAACGGCGTCCCGGCCCCGCTCTCCGATCCGAGCTCCATCGAGGTGGACGCCGTGACGGAGGCGGAGCTTAAGGAGAACGGGTTCCGCAGCACGCGGAGGACGAAGCTGGTATGCACGGTGGGCCCCGCCACGTGCGGGTTCGAGCAGCTGGAGGCCCTGGCTGTTGGAGGCATGAACGTGGCGCGAATCAACATGTGCCACGGCACGAGGGAGTGGCACAAGGAGGTTATTGACCGCGTCCGGCGGCTGAACCACGAGAAGGGCTTCGCCGTCGCCATCATGATGGACACTGAAGGCAGTGAGATTCACATGGGTGATCTCGGTGGCGCTTCCTCTGTCAAGGCCGAT GACGGTGAGATCTGGACCTTCAGTGTGAGAGCCTTCGATTCAACTCTCCCCCAACACACCATCAATGTCAGTTATGAAGGCTTTGCCGAAG ATGTGCAAGTGGGGGATGAACTTTTGGTGGATGGAGGAATGGTTAGGTTTGAGGTGATTCAAAAAATTGGCCCAGATGTCGAATGCCGTTGCACTGATCCTGGCTTATTGCTGCCGCGAGCCAATCTCACTTTCTGGAGGAATGGTAGTTTAGTCCGAGAAAGGAATGCCATGCTCCCTACTATTTCTTCCAAG GATTGGTTAGACATTGATTTTGGTATTGCTGAGGGCGTTGATTTTATTGCCATTTCATTTGTGAAGTCTGCTGAAGTTATTACTCATCTTAAAAGCTACATTGCTGCACGGTCTCGTGATAG TGATATTTCTGTCATCGCAAAGATAGAAAGTATTGACTCATTGAAGAATTTAGAAGAGATCATCCAAGCGGCAGATGGAGCTATGGTGGCACGAGGAGATTTGGGTGCTCAAATACCTTTAGAGCAGGTTCCATCTGCTCAACAAAGGATTGTTCAACTGTGCAGGCAATTGAATAAGCCTGTTATTGTTGCTTCTCAATTACTTGAATCCATGATTGAGTACCCTACACCTACAAGAGCTGAAGTTGCAGATGTTTCTGAAGCTGTCAGGCAACGTGCTGATGCTTTGATGCTTTCTGGTGAGTCAGCCATGGGCCAGTACCCTGACAAGGCCTTAACTGTTTTAAGGAGTGTCAGTTTGAGAATTGAGAAGTGGTGGAGGGATGAGAAACGCTATGAAGCTATGTTGCTCCCATCAGTTGGGTcttatttttcagaaaaaatatCAGAAGAAATCTGCAATTCTGCTGCTAAGATGG CCAATAATTTAGAGGTGGATGCACTTTTTGTGTACACGAAGACAGGGTACATGGCATCTTTATTGTCGCGATGCCGTCCTGACTGCCCAATCTTTGCTTTTACTACCACTCCATCTGTGCGGAGGCGTCTCAATCTCCAGTGGGGTTTGATACCTTTCCGTCTGAGCTTCTCAGATGATATGGAAAGCAATCTCAACAGAACCTTTGCGTTGCTCAAGGCCAGAAATCTCATCAAATCAGGTGACCTTGTCATTGCAGTCTCAGATATGTTGCAGTCAATACAAGTGATGAATGTTCCTTGA
- the LOC114189717 gene encoding uncharacterized protein LOC114189717 has protein sequence MIEWLLDIGTSFPKISIFLRFSSSVLSFMPPMKIQPIPVDSQKLAVVRNDPVKPVLKSRLKRLFVFDRQFPNVLKTSSSSDKPAAGEPPQSNGRDTAAEFEPSSICLDKMVQSFIEESNEKPAPTTAKCGRNRCNCFNGNSNDSSDEELDIFGESISSGSFGEASDTLKSLIPCASVVERNLLADTSKIVDNNSKVYKRKDDLRKIVTESLSSLGYDSSICISKWDKTPTFPAGEYEYIDVIVEGERLIIDIDFRSEFDIARSTGTYKAILQSLPFIFVGKSDRLFQIVAAVSEAAKQSLKKKGMHVPPWRKTDYMLAKWLSNSCTRTNPPSSSNVNGSTENLSVGDSAAKSDCGELELIFGEKISPELETCCSGERNLPPVATPTWQPPALKVRSVERGTKVVTGLASLLKDKP, from the exons ATGATAGAGTGGTTGTTAGATATAGGTACAAGTTTTCCTAagatttctattttcttgaggTTTTCCTCCTCTGTTTTGTCATTCATGCCTCCAATGAAGATCCAACCCATCCCTGTGGATTCACAGAAGCTAGCGGTGGTTCGGAACGACCCCGTTAAGCCGGTGCTGAAGTCGCGCTTGAAAAGACTGTTCGTGTTTGACCGTCAGTTTCCAAATGTGCTGAAGACTTCCTCCTCCTCGGATAAACCTGCCGCCGGGGAGCCTCCTCAGTCCAACGGTAGAGACACGGCTGCGGAGTTCGAGCCCAGCTCCATCTGCCTGGACAAAATGGTGCAGAGTTTCATAGAAGAGAGCAACGAGAAACCGGCTCCGACCACCGCAAAATGTGGTCGCAACCGCTGCAACTGCTTTAACGGCAACAGCAACGACAGTTCCGACGAGGAACTCGACATCTTCGGTGAATCTATTTCCTCTGGCTCGTTCGGCGAAGCCAGTGACACACTCAAG AGCTTGATTCCTTGTGCGAGTGTGGTGGAGAGAAACCTCTTAGCTGACACATCCAAGATTGTTGACAACAACAGCAAGGTCTACAAGCGAAAAGACGATTTAAGGAAGATCGTGACCGAAAGCCTATCGTCTCTCGGTTACGATTCTTCCATATGCATTTCAAAGTGGGACAAAACCCCAACCTTCCCTGCTG GTGAATATGAATACATCGATGTGATTGTGGAAGGTGAGAGGTTGATAATTGATATAGATTTCCGATCGGAGTTCGACATAGCTCGATCCACAGGGACATACAAGGCGATCCTTCAGTCCCTGCCATTCATTTTCGTCGGGAAATCGGATCGTCTTTTCCAGATCGTCGCAGCTGTGTCAGAGGCGGCAAAGCAGAGCTTGAAGAAGAAAGGGATGCATGTTCCGCCGTGGCGGAAGACTGACTACATGTTAGCCAAGTGGCTCTCCAACTCATGCACCAGGACGAATCCGCCGTCTTCCTCTAACGTCAATGGCTCGACGGAGAACTTGAGCGTCGGCGACAGTGCTGCCAAGAGTGATTGTGGTGAATTAGAACTGATCTTCGGCGAAAAAATATCGCCGGAGTTGGAGACTTGTTGCAGTGGCGAGAGGAACTTGCCACCGGTTGCGACTCCGACGTGGCAGCCACCTGCATTGAAAGTGAGGAGTGTTGAGAGAGGAACAAAGGTGGTCACCGGATTAGCCTCTCTTCTCAAGGACAAGCCATAA